CTAACAGAGGTGATGAATGTTGTTAACAGATCGACAACTTCTAATTCTTCAAGTTATCATTGATGATTTTATCCTTTCGGCTCAGCCTGTCGGTTCAAGGAGCTTGTCTAAAAAGGATGAGATTTCGTTCAGTTCTGCTACCATCCGGAATGAAATGGCGGATCTGGAGGAACTGGGCTTCATTGAAAAAACCCATACTTCTTCTGGCCGTGTTCCGTCTGAGAAAGGGTATCGCTATTATGTGGATCACTTGCTTTCACCTCAGAAATTGCAGAAGAATGATGTGCATGCACTGCGATCCATTTTTTCAGAAAGAATTTATGAACTGGAGAAAGTCGTTCAGAAGTCGGCTAAGATCCTTTCTGAACTGACGAACTATACGACAATTGTATTGGGGCCTGAATTGAAGGAAAACAAGCTGAAGAAAATTCAACTTGTTCCACTCAATAAGGATACCGCGATTGCCATTATCGTAACGGATAACGGACATGTGGAAAACAAATTGTTCCATATCCCGCCGACAATGGATGCTTCAGAGCTTGAAAAGCTGGTTCATATTCTGAACGATCGATTAACGGGAGTCCCTATAAATGAATTAAACGATAAAATTTTCAAAGAAGTGGCCATTCTGTTAAAAGAACACATCCAGAATTATGATTTTATCCTGCATTCAATTACGGACTCTATTAACTCAACCGTTACAGACAAGATGTTCTTTGGCGGCAAGACAAATATGCTGAATCAACCCGAGTTCAATGATGTGCACAAAGTGCGTATGCTGCTTGAGATGATCGAACAGGAAGAGAGCATCTATAATCTCATCCGCCCTGCAGCATCTGGATTGAATATTAAAATCGGGAAAGAGAACAATCATCTGGCGATGGAGAATTGCAGTCTCATAACCGCAACATACTCAATCGGTAAAGAGCAATTAGGTTCCATTGCAATCATCGGACCAACCCGAATGGAGTATTCGAGGGTTGTAAGCTTACTTAATTTCTTTTCAAACGATATGTCGCAGGTCTTGACCAAACTGTATCAAAGCAACGATTAGTGGACATATTGTATAAAGGTTAACTGGCCCGGAATCAGTGTATTCCGCGCCTTTGTTACGGAGAAATGCTTGGGGTATTTTTAAGGAGGTGAACGTAATGTCAGAAGAAACAAAGAAACAGCAGGAAGAACAAGCGAACGTTGAGAACGAAGATGTTGTGGAAGAAGTGTTCGCCGAAGAGCCTCAGGAGTCTGACGTGCAAGAATCAGATGAGCTTACACAACTGCAGGAAAAGCTTGATGAATCTGAAAATCGTTATCTTCGATTAAGAGCAGACTTTGATAACTTCCGCCGCCGGGTGAATGTTGAAAACGAGGCGAAGGAAAAATATCGTGCTCAACCACTTATCACTGAACTTTTACCGGCACTTGATAACTTTGAACGTGCCTTGAATATAGAAGTTGATAATGACCAGACGAAAACACTGCTTCAAGGAATGGAAATGGTTCACAGAAGCCTTATCGACGCATTGAAGAAGGAAGGCGTAGAACCGATTGAAGCTGTCGGCCAGGAATTTGATCCTCATCTTCACCAGGCTGTTATGCAGACGGAAGATGAAAACTACGGCAGCAATATCGTCGTGGAAGAGTTCCAAAAAGGATACAAGCTTAAGGACAGGGTAATCCGTCCGTCCATGGTAAAAGTAAATCAATAATATAGAAATTACATATTAAACAGGGAGGTATAATGACGATGAGTAAAATTATCGGTATTGACTTAGGAACAACAAACTCTTGTGTATCCGTTCTTGAAGGCGGAGAACCAAAAGTAATTGCAAACGCGGAAGGTAACCGTACAACCCCTTCAGTCGTTGCATTTAAAAATGGTGAAAAACAAGTCGGGGAAGTTGCAAAACGTCAAGCAATTACGAACCCGAATACGATCATCTCAGTGAAACGCCACATGGGAACGGATCACAAAGTAGAAGCAGAAGGAAAAGAATATACACCGCAGGAAATTTCAGCCATGATCCTTCAGCACTTGAAGTCATATGCAGAAGACTATCTTGGTGAAAAGGTTGAAAAAGCGGTTATCACCGTGCCTGCTTATTTCAATGATGCAGAACGTCAAGCAACAAAAGACGCGGGTAAAATTGCAGGTCTTGAAGTGGAACGTATTATCAACGAACCAACTGCAGCAGCACTTGCATACGGTCTGGATAAAATGGATCAAGACCAAACCATCCTTGTATACGACCTTGGGGGCGGTACATTTGACGTATCCATCCTGGAACTTGGCGACGGAGTATTCGAAGTACGCTCCACTGCCGGTGACAACCGTCTTGGCGGAGATGATTTCGACCAAGTGATCATCGACCACTTAGTGGCTGAATTCAAGAAAGAAAACGGCATTGACTTATCTAAAGACAAAATGGCTCTTCAACGTCTTAAAGACGCTGCTGAGAAAGCGAAGAAAGACTTATCAGGTGTTACTTCAACACAAATCTCACTTCCTTTCATCACAGCAGGTGAAGCAGGTCCATTACACTTGGAATTGAACCTGACAAGAGCTAAGTTTGATGAACTTTCTTCTGATCTTGTAGAACGTACGATGGGACCAACTCGCCAAGCAATGAAAGATGCAGGTCTTTCTGCAAGCGAAATCGATAAGATCATCCTTGTAGGTGGATCAACTCGTATCCCGGCTGTACAAGAAGCAATCAAGAAAGAAACAGGCAAAGAACCTTCTAAAGGTGTAAACCCTGATGAAGTAGTAGCGATGGGTGCTGCTATCCAAGGTGGAGTCCTTACTGGAGACGTGAAAGATGTTGTTTTACTTGACGTTACACCACTTTCACTTGGTATCGAAACAATGGGCGGAGTATCAACGAAGCTGATCGAGCGTAATACAACGATCCCTACTTCAAAATCTCAAGTATTCTCAACTGCTGCTGATAACCAGACTGCCGTTGATATCCATGTGCTTCAAGGTGAGCGTCCGATGGCTGCAGATAACAAAACGCTTGGCCGTTTCCAATTATCTGATATCCCGCCGGCACCACGCGGAGTACCTCAAATCGAAGTTAAATTCGATATTGATAAAAACGGTATCGTCAATGTAAGCGCGAAAGACCTTGGAACAGGTAAAGAGCAAAACATTACGATCAAATCTTCTACTGGTCTTTCTGAAGATGAAGTAGAACGTATGGTGAAAGAAGCAGAAGAAAATGCTGAAGCTGATAAAAAGCGCAAGGAAGAAGTTGAACTTCGCAATGAAGCGGATCAATTAGTCTTCCAAACGGAAAAAACGCTTAAAGACCTTGAAGGCAAAGTCGACGAAGCAGAAGTGAAAAAAGCGGAAGATGCGAAAGCTGAACTTAAAGAAGCAATCGAAAAAGATGATCTTGATCTTATCCGTGAAAAGAAAGATGCACTTCAGGAAATCGTTCAAGCGTTGACAATGAAGCTGTATGAGCAAGCTCAGGCGGATGCACAGGCTGCTCAAGGAGAAGAAGGTCAAGCTAAGCAGGATGATGATGTCGTTGATGCTGAGTATGAAGAAGTAAACGACGACAAGAAATAAGATTCACGCAGTAAAAAGTCAAAGTCAGGACGGTTCTTGGCTTTGGCTTTTTCTATGAGATTGGCTCTAAAAAATGGGGATTCCATGTTTTTATTGATAATCAATAGAACTCAATGTTAAAATAACCTTTATGCAAACGATTCGGGAGTGGTGTTTTCATGAGTAAACGGGACTATTATGAAGTTCTGGGTGTCGGAAAAGGCGCCTCTAAAGATGAAATAAAAAAAGCATACCGCAAACTCTCCAAAAAATATCATCCTGATATTAATAAAGAGGCGGATGCAGACCAAAAGTTCAAAGAAATATCAGAAGCATATGAAGTGTTGAGTGATGATCAAAAACGTGCTCAATACGATCGGTTCGGTCACACAGATCCTAATCAGGGCTTCGGCGGCGGTGCAGACTTTGGCGGCGGAGGCTTCGGAGGCTTTGAAGATATCTTCAATACATTCTTCGGCGGCGGCGGAGGACGCAGAAGAGATCCGAATGCGCCTAGACAAGGTGCCGATCTTCAGTATACGATGTCACTGAAATTCGAAGAAGCGGTGTTCGGTAAGGAAACCGAAATCGAAATTCCGAAAGAAGAAGAATGTGATACATGCCATGGTTCAGGGGCGAAACCTGGAACGAAGGTCCATACATGTTCACATTGTAATGGATCGGGTCAATTGAATGTTGAGCAAAATACTCCATTCGGCAGAATAGTAAACAGACGTGTGTGCCATTACTGTAATGGTACGGGTAAACAGATCAAAGAGAAATGTTCTACTTGCGGCGGCGCAGGAAAAGTTCAGAAACGCCGTACAATCAATGTGAAAATTCCAGCTGGGATTGATGACGGACAGCAGCTTCGTGTGACAGGACAAGGTGAACCTGGAGTCAACGGGGGCCCTCCTGGCGATTTATATGTTGTCTTCCATGTGCGTTCCCACGATTTCTTCGAACGTAACGGAGACGACATCTACTGCGAAATGCCGGTCACGTTCGCACAAGCGGCGCTTGGAGATGAAATCGAAGTCCCTACCCTTCATGGCAAGGTGAAACTGAAGGTGCCGGCCGGGACTCAGACAGGCACGAGATTCAGGTTGAAAGGTAAAGGAGTACCGAATGTCCGTGGATATGGTACAGGAGACCAGCATGTACAAGTGAAGGTAGTCACACCTACTAAATTAACTGATAAGCAAAAGCAGTTATTAAGAGAATTTGCTGATATCAGCGGGCAGGTGCCTGATGAGCAGCATGAAAGTTTTTTTGATAAAGTAAAAAAAGCCTTTAAAGGCGAATAACTCAGAACGGAGTTGGTGGATCCAATGAAATGGTCAGAAATCAGTATCCTCACTACAAATGAAGCAATTGAACCGATTTCACATATCCTGCATGAATCAGGTGCGAGCGGAGTGGTCATCGAAGATCCGTTCGACTTGATCAAAGAAAGAGAGGATATGTTTGGAGAGATCTACCAACTCAATCCTGAGGACTATCCAAGTGAAGGTGTATTGGTGAAAGCCTATTTGCCCGTAAACAGTTTCCTTGGTGAAACAGTGGAAGAAATCAAGCAGGGGATTACAAACCTCGTTACGTATGATATTGATATTGGTGAAAACAAAGTGGAAATATCAGAAGTGAATGAAGAGGAATGGGCCACTGCATGGAAGAAATACTATCACCCTGTGAAAATATCCGATAAATTCACGATTGTGCCGACATGGGAGGATTATACCCCGGTGCACAGTGACGAACTGATCATTGAACTCGATCCGGGAATGGCCTTTGGAACAGGCACACATCCGACGACTGTCATGTGTATCCAGGCTCTGGAGCGCATCGTGAAGCAGGGCGACTCTGTGATAGATGTCGGAACGGGTTCAGGCGTGTTATCCATTGCTGCTGCACTGCTGTCTGCTTCAGAAGTGAAAGCCTATGATTTAGACGAGGTTGCAGTCAGATCAGCCCGATTAAATGTGAAACTGAATAAAGTACAGAACACAGTGACGGTGGATGAAAATAATCTCCTGAATGGCATAACAGGGCAGACTGATGTAATTGTGGCGAATATATTAGCTGAAATCATTCTTCGATTTACAGTAGATGCCTATGAGCTTGTGAAGCCTGGCGGATACTTCATCACTTCAGGGATCATTCAGCCTAAGAAACAGCAGGTCAAGGATTCTTTGGAAGCTGCAGGGTTCGGGATTGAAGAAGTGATGGTGATGGAAGACTGGGTTGCCATTATAGCGAAGAAGCCTACGTTGGAGTGAAGCAGTATGCAGAGATATTTTATTAACGAGCGATATAGTGAAGATGGACCGGTTGTGATTTCAGGTGAAGATCATCATCACATTGTGCGTGTCATGAGGATGAAAGAAGATGACCGCATCTTTGTGGTGTTCCCTGATCAATCCTCGGCCGTTGCCCGTATTGAAACGATTTCCAGTGACTCGGTCGAAGTCAGAGTAGTAAAATGGGAAACAGAGATGAAAGAGCTTCCTGTCAAGGTAGCTATTGCGAGCGGGCTGCCGAAAGGGGATAAATTGGAATTAATCTTCCAAAAAGGTACGGAGCTGGGAGCGGATCAATTTATCCCTTTTAACGCGGATCGCTCCATTGTGAAATGGGATGAGAAAAAAGCGAAGAAGAAACTTGACCGCTGGGAAAAGATCGTGAAGGAAGCAGCGGAGCAATCACACAGAAATGCCGTTCCTTCAGTATCCTCACCCGTTTCATTCAAGGAGTTATTGACTCTCAGCAAACAATTTGATTATACACTAGTGGCATACGAAGAAGAGGCAAGGTCAGGAGAAAAAGGTAATCTATCTAAAGTGCTGACTTCTGTCAAAGAAGGTCAGGGAATCCTGGTTGTATTCGGTCCAGAAGGCGGTTTAACCGAAAAAGAAGTTGAACGTTGTAAGGAAGAAGGATTCTTGACGTGCGGGCTCGGCCCTAGAATATTACGCACTGAGACGGCCCCATTGTATGTCCTGTCAGCCATAAGCTATCAATTAGAACTAATGAGGTGATTTAGAATGCCATCAGTAGCGTTTCACACATTGGGTTGTAAAGTGAACCACTATGAAACGGAAGCCATTTGGCAATTATTTAAAGAAGAAGGATATGAACGTGTCGACTATGATTCAATAGCGGATGTTTATGTCATCAATACATGTACGGTAACGAATACGGGAGATAAAAAAAGCAGACAGGTCATCAGACGGGCAATAAGAAAAAATCCAGACGGTGTCATCTGTGTCACAGGCTGTTATGCACAAACATCCCCTGGCGAAATCATGGCGATTCCTGGAGTGGACGTCGTGGTTGGAACGCAGGATCGCAGAAAGATGCTTACGTATATCGAAGAATATAAAAAAGAACGCCAGCCTATCAATGGCGTAACGAATATCATGAAGAACCGTGTTTATGAAGAGCTCGATGTACCTGCGTTTACGGATCGTACCCGAGCTTCCCTGAAGATTCAGGAAGGCTGCAATAATTTCTGTACATTCTGCATCATCCCGTGGGCACGAGGTCTGATGAGATCACGCGACCCAGAAGAAGTAGTGAACCAAGCTCAACAGCTTGTCGATGCAGGCTACAAGGAAATCGTCCTGACTGGGATCCATACAGGCGGTTACGGAGAGGACATGAAAGATTATAATCTTGCCATGCTGCTTCGGGACTTGGAGCAAAACGTCAAAGGATTGAAGCGTATCCGTATTTCGTCCATTGAAGCAAGCCAATTAACAGACGAAGTAATCGAAGTGATCGATCAATCCAATATCGTCGTTCGTCATCTGCACGTCCCTCTACAATCGGGATCTAACACGGTCCTGAAGAGAATGCGCAGAAAGTACACGATGGAATTCTTCGCTGAAAGGCTGGAAAAGCTTAAGAAAGCATTGCCAGGCTTGGCTGTCACTTCTGATGTCATCGTCGGTTTCCCCGGTGAAACGGAAGATGAATTCATGGAGACATATAACTTCATCAAGGAACATAAGTTTTCAGAGCTCCATGTATTCCCTTATTCCAAACGTACCGGCACGCCGGCTGCACGAATGGACGATCAGATTGATGAAGATGTGAAAAATGAACGTGTTCACCGCCTGATCGAGCTATCCAATCAATTGGCAAAAGAATATGCTTCTGGATTTGAAAATGAAGTGCTCGAAGTCATACCTGAAGAAGTATATGATGATGGCCGCTATGTCGGTTATACGGATAATTACTTAAAAGTTGTCTTCCCTGCAACAGAGGATATGGTCGGCCAACTTGTAAAAGTGAAGATTACCAAAGCGGGTTATCC
This Bacillus sp. Marseille-Q1617 DNA region includes the following protein-coding sequences:
- the hrcA gene encoding heat-inducible transcriptional repressor HrcA; translation: MLTDRQLLILQVIIDDFILSAQPVGSRSLSKKDEISFSSATIRNEMADLEELGFIEKTHTSSGRVPSEKGYRYYVDHLLSPQKLQKNDVHALRSIFSERIYELEKVVQKSAKILSELTNYTTIVLGPELKENKLKKIQLVPLNKDTAIAIIVTDNGHVENKLFHIPPTMDASELEKLVHILNDRLTGVPINELNDKIFKEVAILLKEHIQNYDFILHSITDSINSTVTDKMFFGGKTNMLNQPEFNDVHKVRMLLEMIEQEESIYNLIRPAASGLNIKIGKENNHLAMENCSLITATYSIGKEQLGSIAIIGPTRMEYSRVVSLLNFFSNDMSQVLTKLYQSND
- the grpE gene encoding nucleotide exchange factor GrpE, which gives rise to MSEETKKQQEEQANVENEDVVEEVFAEEPQESDVQESDELTQLQEKLDESENRYLRLRADFDNFRRRVNVENEAKEKYRAQPLITELLPALDNFERALNIEVDNDQTKTLLQGMEMVHRSLIDALKKEGVEPIEAVGQEFDPHLHQAVMQTEDENYGSNIVVEEFQKGYKLKDRVIRPSMVKVNQ
- the dnaK gene encoding molecular chaperone DnaK, which gives rise to MSKIIGIDLGTTNSCVSVLEGGEPKVIANAEGNRTTPSVVAFKNGEKQVGEVAKRQAITNPNTIISVKRHMGTDHKVEAEGKEYTPQEISAMILQHLKSYAEDYLGEKVEKAVITVPAYFNDAERQATKDAGKIAGLEVERIINEPTAAALAYGLDKMDQDQTILVYDLGGGTFDVSILELGDGVFEVRSTAGDNRLGGDDFDQVIIDHLVAEFKKENGIDLSKDKMALQRLKDAAEKAKKDLSGVTSTQISLPFITAGEAGPLHLELNLTRAKFDELSSDLVERTMGPTRQAMKDAGLSASEIDKIILVGGSTRIPAVQEAIKKETGKEPSKGVNPDEVVAMGAAIQGGVLTGDVKDVVLLDVTPLSLGIETMGGVSTKLIERNTTIPTSKSQVFSTAADNQTAVDIHVLQGERPMAADNKTLGRFQLSDIPPAPRGVPQIEVKFDIDKNGIVNVSAKDLGTGKEQNITIKSSTGLSEDEVERMVKEAEENAEADKKRKEEVELRNEADQLVFQTEKTLKDLEGKVDEAEVKKAEDAKAELKEAIEKDDLDLIREKKDALQEIVQALTMKLYEQAQADAQAAQGEEGQAKQDDDVVDAEYEEVNDDKK
- the dnaJ gene encoding molecular chaperone DnaJ, with translation MSKRDYYEVLGVGKGASKDEIKKAYRKLSKKYHPDINKEADADQKFKEISEAYEVLSDDQKRAQYDRFGHTDPNQGFGGGADFGGGGFGGFEDIFNTFFGGGGGRRRDPNAPRQGADLQYTMSLKFEEAVFGKETEIEIPKEEECDTCHGSGAKPGTKVHTCSHCNGSGQLNVEQNTPFGRIVNRRVCHYCNGTGKQIKEKCSTCGGAGKVQKRRTINVKIPAGIDDGQQLRVTGQGEPGVNGGPPGDLYVVFHVRSHDFFERNGDDIYCEMPVTFAQAALGDEIEVPTLHGKVKLKVPAGTQTGTRFRLKGKGVPNVRGYGTGDQHVQVKVVTPTKLTDKQKQLLREFADISGQVPDEQHESFFDKVKKAFKGE
- the prmA gene encoding 50S ribosomal protein L11 methyltransferase, which translates into the protein MKWSEISILTTNEAIEPISHILHESGASGVVIEDPFDLIKEREDMFGEIYQLNPEDYPSEGVLVKAYLPVNSFLGETVEEIKQGITNLVTYDIDIGENKVEISEVNEEEWATAWKKYYHPVKISDKFTIVPTWEDYTPVHSDELIIELDPGMAFGTGTHPTTVMCIQALERIVKQGDSVIDVGTGSGVLSIAAALLSASEVKAYDLDEVAVRSARLNVKLNKVQNTVTVDENNLLNGITGQTDVIVANILAEIILRFTVDAYELVKPGGYFITSGIIQPKKQQVKDSLEAAGFGIEEVMVMEDWVAIIAKKPTLE
- a CDS encoding 16S rRNA (uracil(1498)-N(3))-methyltransferase: MQRYFINERYSEDGPVVISGEDHHHIVRVMRMKEDDRIFVVFPDQSSAVARIETISSDSVEVRVVKWETEMKELPVKVAIASGLPKGDKLELIFQKGTELGADQFIPFNADRSIVKWDEKKAKKKLDRWEKIVKEAAEQSHRNAVPSVSSPVSFKELLTLSKQFDYTLVAYEEEARSGEKGNLSKVLTSVKEGQGILVVFGPEGGLTEKEVERCKEEGFLTCGLGPRILRTETAPLYVLSAISYQLELMR
- the mtaB gene encoding tRNA (N(6)-L-threonylcarbamoyladenosine(37)-C(2))-methylthiotransferase MtaB, producing MPSVAFHTLGCKVNHYETEAIWQLFKEEGYERVDYDSIADVYVINTCTVTNTGDKKSRQVIRRAIRKNPDGVICVTGCYAQTSPGEIMAIPGVDVVVGTQDRRKMLTYIEEYKKERQPINGVTNIMKNRVYEELDVPAFTDRTRASLKIQEGCNNFCTFCIIPWARGLMRSRDPEEVVNQAQQLVDAGYKEIVLTGIHTGGYGEDMKDYNLAMLLRDLEQNVKGLKRIRISSIEASQLTDEVIEVIDQSNIVVRHLHVPLQSGSNTVLKRMRRKYTMEFFAERLEKLKKALPGLAVTSDVIVGFPGETEDEFMETYNFIKEHKFSELHVFPYSKRTGTPAARMDDQIDEDVKNERVHRLIELSNQLAKEYASGFENEVLEVIPEEVYDDGRYVGYTDNYLKVVFPATEDMVGQLVKVKITKAGYPLNEGQFVRVLEDQDENKNEKAVI